The uncultured Carboxylicivirga sp. genomic interval CCATATGAATTAAAACCATAAACAGATCCTTCAAACAAGGTAGTACCTTTTCCCGCTACAGGATCCAACAAATTTATGCTTTGATTATAGTTGAAATTACTTGATAACAATGCTACATTAACCATCATTTTAGTAAACAACTCGTTTGTTTTACCTTGATATTTTAGCAACGAACTGATTTTATCATCAACATATTCATAATTAGCTCTAGATATTGGGACTAAACTTATTTGATTATCAATTTGAACGAGTTTGTAAATAGCAAATACAAACGATAATCGTGAGATGATATCAATGTCAGATTGATTTAACTCATTAGCACAGTCGACCCCTAGATACCTGACGGAAGCAATTTCTTCGATTCGTATATTCTCGCAGGCTACATCTAAACGTTTGCTTGCTAATAATAATTCAGCCAACGCAAGTTTATCTGCCAAATTGTAATAAACCCTGTTGTGGCCAGGATGTTGTAATATCAAATAGGTAATCATATCAAATTTATTCGATCAGAAAATAGATTGCAAAGATACTTATCGTTGCGATTAAATGGAAATAGATGTAATAGGATCAAGTTTTGACAATAAAAAAGAGCGAACCCCAACGATTCGCTCTTCTACATATGTTGTTACGAGAGTTTAATAATTTTTCTCTGCCACTAATTTTCCTTCTTCATCCCATATTTTCCACGATCCGATTTTTTTACCATTAGAGTATAACATCTCGTAACGTAGAACTCTGTTTTCGTCCCAGATATACCATTTACCATCTTTTACACCATCTTTATAGCGAGCTTCTGCTGTTTTTGTACCGACTTCATCATAAGTAATCCAGGTTCCGTCCATTTCATTATTTTTAAATGAACGAACTTCATTTATTTTTTTATTATCAAAATATAAAGTTGTGGATCCATGCTTTTCGCCCTTGACAACATTCATCTCTACTTTCTTGTTGCCTGACTCGTAGTACTCGGTGTACACGCCAGTATATAGATTGTTATCCTGATCGTAGTACTTACCATCTTTAAATGTTAGCTGAGCATTAACCAATGTAGTTAACGTAGCAAATAATGCGAATAAAATAACCGACTTGTTCATATTATTTAAATTTTCATTGTTTATACTAACTCCCAACTAAGCCCTGTGTGTGATGCTTCAGAAATTAATATCCGAATGAAAACCCAAACGGTTAACACAAAGTTAACATTTAATTTACAATAAAGTTAGATTGTAATAAAAATCTCATGTTAAATTTCATAAAACCCACATTTACTGAACCTTCCCAAAAATTATTTTTTTGGATAAAAAAATAGCGACCCTTTTGGGATCGCTATTTTAAAGAAAGTATGGTTGTATAATTACTTTTCTGCTTCGAGTTTAATCGACACCTTCGAATCTTTTTTGGTATCAACCGTTGTTTTCTTATCAGCATACGAAATGTAGTCCGATTTAAGTGTATATGTACCTTTTTCAATATTATCAAAAGTAAATATGCCATCAAAATCTGTATAAGCAACCTGTTCTGTTCCTTCCAAAATAACTTTTACTCCGGCAAGACTTTCACCTGTTACTTCATCAGTAATGGTACCCGATATAGAAGTGATGGCATTTGCAGATGCTTCCGCATCTCTTTTGTTGTTTTTGTTATCAGCGTAAGAGTTAAAACCAATCATTAACAAACCTACCAACAATATAATCTGTGTTTTCATCTTTTTCTGTGTTATGTTACAATGCAAATGTATGATAGCAATGTTACCCCATTATTAAGTCCAATTTACCAGTTGGTTAATTGATTGTTAACTTTATAGACATTCTCTTTGCTTGAAGATTATTTATAATAGTACTATCTTATTTGTTAAAAAACATATGGGTATTAGTAACTTGATAAAAACAACTTCAGCAGGCTTATTTGATTTGCTATATCCTAGAAATTGCATGAGTTGTGGAACTCATCTATTTGAAGACGAAGAGGAAATATGTAAATTCTGCATAAAGCGATTACCCCGAACTAGGTTTGAACGTCGTCCTGCAGATAACGTTATTTCCGCACTACTGTGGGGAAGATGTAAAGTAGAATATTCGTATTCATTATATTATTATCGAAAAGGAGAAAGAATACAAAAGCTTCTGCACGCCCTAAAATACAAGGGCAATACTAAAATCGGACATCTATTAGGTGTTGAATTAGGAAAGGCTATTGCCGATAGTAAGATACAATTTGATGTGATTGTTCCGGTTCCACTTCATCCCACAAAGCAAAAGAAACGGGGTTATAATCAAAGCGAAGTAATTGCCAATGGAATCCACGAAGTACTTAAAATTCCTATTGAAACTTCGGTATTAAAAAGAGCTATTCATACATCAACCCAGACTAAAAAGGGAAGGTTTGAGCGATGGCAAAATGTTGAGAGTATCTTTACTTTAAATAATATTGAATTATTTACCGGTCTAAATATTCTGGTGATTGATGATGTTATTACAACAGGCTCAACCATGGAAGCTTGCGTTAATACATTGGCAGAAATTAAAAGTATCAAAGTTAGTTTGGCCACAATAGCGTGTGCATACCTATAATTTGTTTATTGCGTAATATACCGAAAACACCATATTGTTATTGTATTGTCCGGGCTTACGACTTAGCCAGTGTTTCTTGGGATCGTAAATTGGAATTTCACCATCATAAGGTATACGAATTCGATTTAATGAATAAAGAAGACGTGCATTCACCCAAAGCCTCTCGTTAAAATGATAATTAACTCCGAATACAGTCGCATACTCCATTGTTTTAAACGGCGGCACACCTTCATTACCTTTTATAGATTGCTCATCCCAAAATTCATCATCGTTAATCAGTGCGGCAATAGACATTCCGGCTTCAACAGAAAAATGTTGAAAATTATACCGAGCTACAACTGGAAACTGAATATATCCCAAATCAATTTGGTAATCGTCGTAAATACCTTTTTCTATATTAGGTGCTCTTCGCGCTCCTTTTTGAATAAAACTAATATCAAATTGTAAATCCATTGTTTTCGAAATCTGGCGACTTACAAATCCTCCTATCGTAAAACCTGGTTTATGAAAACCGGCATAAGTATCACCATCAACCTGCGATAAACTAGCTCCTCCCACAAAACCGGCCCGAAAGTCTTGGGCAATTAATGGTAAAACTAAAAGGAAGAGGAAGCTAGTAGTTATCAATTTTTTCATGGTTAGTTTTTAAGCAGGTTAATTAATTTTCTCACTCCTGTAGTGGCTTTTTCCTGAATAAAAGTAATATTAGATGATGGAGTAAACAAGGGCTCAGCCGGATCGATAAGATAGATTGGCACTCCGGGTGATACATAATTCAATAAGCCGGCAGCAGGATATACATTTAACGATGTTCCCACAACCACAAAAATATCAGCCCTTCGGGTTAACTCGATAGCTGGTTCAATGGCAGGAACTGCTTCGCCAAACCAAACAATATGAGGCCTTAGTTGAGATCCTTTCTCACATTTATCTCCCCATTTTAATTCCCATCCATCTAAATCATATACTAATGATTCGTCAACTGTACTTCTAACTTTTTTTAATTCTCCATGAAGATGCAATACTCTCGAACTTCCAGCCTTTTCATGCAAATCATCGATATTTTGAGTTATCACGTCTACATCAAAAAAGTTTTCAAGTTCAGCAATTCCAGTATGTCCATCGTTAGGTTTAGCCTGATAAAGTTGCTTACGCCGTTGATTATAAAAATCCAGTACCAAATGTGGATCTGCGGCCCACCCTTCAGGACTTGCTACCTGTGTTACATCATGATTTTCCCATAATCCGTCGTTATCGCGAAAAGTTTTAATTCCACTTTCGGCACTCATGCCTGCTCCGCTTAATACAACCAACTTTTTCATTTCTTTCTTAACTATTTACTATTATCGAGCATTAAATTTAGTAATAGTTTTCATTCATTAGCTCTTTTGTTAATTTTAGCCAACTGTTAATCAAAACTATATCAACACTCATTTTTTATGAAACGTTTGAAGCTCAGACTCTATGAAGTAATATTTGAAGCAGATACCAAAGCCGGTAAATGGTTTGATATTATTTTAATTGGTTTGATTTTGTTCAGCATCGTAATTGTAATGATCGAAAGCGACAACAGAGTTATGCCTAATGCTCAGCTATGGGTTGATATAGTTGAGTGGACAGTTACGATATTATTTACCATTGAATACTTTTTACGTATTTGGATAATTGATAAACCCCGAAAATATATCTTCTCGTTTTTTGGGATAATCGATCTATTATCCATCCTACCATCGTTTATCGGTTTGTTTTTTGCAGGTACCCAAATGTTATTGGTACTTCGCTCCCTCAGATTATTGAGAGTTTTCAGAGTATTGAAATTAACCCGATACGTTAAAGAAGCTACAGCTCTTTGGGAAGCTCTGGCTGCCGGAAGAAATAAAATTGGAGTATTCTTGTTTGCGGTTTTAATTTTAATTACCATTCTTGGTACCGTTATGTATCTAATCGAGAAACCTTTTAACGAAGGTTTCAGAAGTATTCCCGAAAGTATTTACTGGGCAGTAGTTACATTAACGACTGTTGGCTATGGCGATATTGCACCTGTTACAACTCTAGGAAAATTTGTAGCCGGTGTAATAATGATTATTGGATATGCTATTATAGCTGTACCTACAGGAATAGTTACAAGCGAGTTAGCGAAAGAATTCACACGCAAAACTCCTACCAATACACAAGTGTGCTCGCACTGTTTTAAAGATAACCACGACGATGATGCCATTCATTGTAAATATTGTGGCGTTAAACTTAATAATGAATAACATAAGCGATGTTTATAACTTCTTATTTGAGTTATAATCCGACTGTTTCAGATTACTTCTTATCTTTGCATTAGGCGCGGATGAAACGCAAAAATTTACAATTATGAAGTTTACTTTTACAAAAGTGGCCAGACACCGTGTGTTTCAGCACGATCCGATTTATTACGATGAAAAAAAGGAACAGCGGGAAGAAAGAGAACGCCGAGTTCGTGAAGAACTGGGACTGTTAACTGATGAGGAGAAGGATAAAGGGTATGCCGATCGTATAAAAGGAGGCATGCGTCGAAGAATGAAATCGCATTATGAAGTTTCGCGAAGTGCTAAACGAAATTCTAATATTCGTCTGGTAGTGATTCTGATAATCTTAATGGTTATTGGTGTTTACCTAGTTGAATCAGGAATGGATTGGCTAAAGATTTTTATTGAAAAGTAATTATTGAAAAGGAAGAGGAGAAAGGAACAAATGTCAAATATTATTCAGTTATTGCCTGATTCGGTAGCTAATCAAATCGCTGCCGGAGAAGTGATACAACGACCTGCATCAGTTATTAAAGAGTTGATGGAAAATGCTGTGGATGCAGGAGCAACGGAAATACAAGTAGTAACATCAGAAGCTGGTAAAAATCTTATACAAATAATTGATAACGGTTCGGGAATGGCCGAAACCGATGCCCGAATGGCTTTTGAACGTCATGCGACATCAAAAATACGCCAAGCAAAAGATTTATTTGAACTTACAACTATGGGTTTTCGAGGCGAAGCTTTAGCCTCAATCGCTGCAGTTGCTCAAGTTGAATTAAAAACGCGTCGCGAAGAAGATGAATTGGGAGTACACATTTGTATTTCCGGCTCACAAGTGGAATCTCAAGAACCAGTACAGTGTTCTAAGGGAAGCCAGTTCATTATTAAAAATTTGTTTTATAATGTACCAGCACGTCGTCGTTTTCTGAAAAAGAATTCGACTGAGCTTCGCCATATTATCAATGAATTTCAACGAGTAGCATTGGCGAATCCGCATATTGCCATGAGTTTGATTCATAACGATGTGCCATTATTTAATTTACCTGTAGGTAACACCAAACAACGCATCGTAAATATGATGGGTAAACAAATGGGAAACCATTTGATTCCGGTTGAGACCGATACCGTGATGGTTAAAATATCGGGTTATGTTGGAAAACCTGAATCGGCAAGAAAAACCATGGGTGATCAGTTCTTCTTTGTGAACAATCGCTATATGAAGCATCCTTATCTGCATCGAGCTCTTATGGATGCATATGACAATATACTTTTACCGGAAACCATTCCTGCTTATTTCATTTTTCTTGAAGTAGATCCTCAAATTGTAGATGTTAATATTCATCCTACAAAAACAGAAATTAAATTCGAGAATGAAAAAGCGATTTGGCAAATACTGAATGCATCGATACGCGAGAGTTTGGGTAAATTTAATATGATGCCTTCTATCGACTTCGATACAACCGATCAGATAGATATACCTGTGCATCAAAAGGATTATGTTCCTGCTGAACCTAACGTTGAGTTTAACCCATTTTATAATCCTTTTGAGCAAGAACAAAACAGTTCTGTCCCATCTTCTGGAGGATCAAATGGAGCTACTTTCCAATCAAAATCAAATACTCAAGGATGGCAAAATCTATACGAAGGATTTCAATCAGATCCTTCTTCCGATTTTGATCCATCAGAAGGAGAAGCCTTTTTTATAGAATCTCATGAAGAGCCACAGCCGGTACAGCAAACGATTTTATCATCAGCAGGCGATGAAAATGTGGTGTCAAACAATCAGTTTTTCCAACTAAAAAACAGATACATTCTTACATCTGTTAAGTCTGGTTTAATGATGATTGATCAGCGAAGAGCTCACGAACGAATTATTTTCGAAGGTTTTATGAGAGCTTTAAGTACTGGTGCTTCTTTATCTCAAAAAATGTTATTTCCCGAAGAGTTACCCTATGGCCCTCATGAAGTAGGAATGATAAATGAGTTAAAGAATGAGTTATTTGCTTTAGGTCTTGAATTGGAGCAAAAAGATGATGAAACATTCTTGGTATTATCAACTCCTGCCGGTTTAGAAAATATATCGGCCGCTCAATTAGTTGACGGTATTTTAACCGATTTTAAAGATGGTGAGGTAGATGTTGACAAGGAAGTGTGCGAACAATTAGCAAGCTCAATGGCCAAACGTGCTGCCATACCTTATAGTAAAAGCTTAAGCCAAATGGAAATGAGCGAATTGTTTGATCAGTTATTCGCTTGTAGCATTCCTAATTTTTCGCCAGCCGGTAAAGCTATTATCTCAATTTTAGATAATGACGAATTAGGTAAACGATTTAGCTAGTGACACATTGACATAGTATTGATTGGTTTTGTATCTAATATTGTCATTTTTTTGTTAAACTAACTATTGAATTCAGGTTTTTATCCGATATTTAAAAAATGGCATTGATGTTGTGTATTAATTGCCTAGAATAAACTTAATTTACGATTATGATGTATCGTCAGTCGCCGTTTGCGGGTTTACCGCCGGTTACAAAGAATTTGATAATAATAAATGCAATATTTCTGTTAGCAACATGGGTGGCTAAAACTACATTTGGAATTAATCTTGAGGCGTATTTAGCTTACCACTTTCCGTTATCGTCAAGTTTTAATCCTGCTCAATTCGGCACTTACATGTTTATGCATGCTAATTTAATGCATTTGTTTTTCAACATGTTTGCCTTATTCATGTTTGGCCGTATTTTGGAAACCTATTGGGGACCCAAAAAGTTCTTTTTGTATTATGTTGTTACAGGAATTGGAGCTGCAATAATTCATACTGGAGCCTTGTATTTTGAATATTCATCCTTATTACCTCAGCTATCAGAACAACAATATCAGATGGTAATAAATCAGGGAGCTGAAGCAATAAATAGTTGGCAAAACTTCCGGGATCCACTAATGGGAAAATTTAATGGAGTTTTAAATGGTTCTACGGTTGGTGCATCTGGCGCTGTATTTGGTATTCTATTGGCATTTGGAATGTTATTCCCTAACACTGAAATATTACTGATTATTCCTCCAATCCCGATAAAAGCTAAATACTTTGTTATAATTTACGGAGTAATAGAACTTGTACAAGGAGTTGCAAATTTCTCATTTGATAGTGTTGCGCATTGGGCACATTTGGGAGGAATGATTTTTGGTTTTATCTTAATAAAATATTGGCAGAAGAAAGGAGTTTAATCCATGAGCATCGTTGACGAAATAAAACAATCGTATAAGCAAGGTGGCGCTTTAACAAAGCTAATTTACATTAACATTGCGGTATTTGTTACTATCAGATTACTGCAAGCCTTTGTAACGCTTTCAACCGGATCGATGGAATATCCATTGCTTCAGTGGGTTTCGGTACCGTCAGATCCTATGGAATTGTTGTGGAAGCCATGGACGATTGTTACCTATATGTTTGTTCACTACGACTTTTTGCATATCCTATTTAATATGCTTTGGCTGTATTGGTTCGGACGCATTTTCCTGGAATTTCTAAATCCTCGTCAACTCTTAGGTGTTTATTTTTTAGGCGGAATAACTGGAGCCATTATATATTTGTTAGCCTATAACTTACTGCCCGGACTTTATGGATATCAACCTAATTCTATTTTATTAGGAGCATCAGCATCGGTAATGGCATTATTGTTTACCATGGCACGCTTGCAAGGCAATCATAAAATTTATCTGTTGTTTTTTGGTCCTGTACCATTAAAATATCTTGCAATCGGATCTTTAGTATTAGATTTAATCAATATATCTGCACTATCAAATACAGGTGGGCACCTGGCTCATATTGGAGGAGCACTATTTGGCTATTTATATGCAGGATGGTTAGACCAAGGCAAGGATGTTACTTTGCATTTCAATCGATTTATGGATAAAGTTGCATCAACTTTTACACGCAAATCACAAATGAAAGTAACGCACCGTCGTCCATTAACCGATATGGAGTATAATAAGAAAAAGGTCCATAATCAACATGAAGTTGATCGTATTCTCGAAAAAATTAAATCAAGTGGATACAACAGTTTAACATCAAATGAGAAGAAAACCTTATTTGACGCCAGTAAAAAGTAATGTTTTTGAGACGATTTTTTAAATCCATAATAACCCTTATTTCTTTTATTGCAGCAACCATTTTGCTGTTGTCAGTTGTTACTGCCTATATAAGTCCTGCACACACCTGGATACTGGCTTTTATGGGATTCGGTTTTCCTGTTTTATGGATTATCAATTTATTACTAGCTGTATTTTGGGTTGTTAAACGCAGATGGCAATTTCTATTCCCAGTAATTGCTTTATTGCTTACACTGAGTCATTGGAATAATACCTTTCAATGGAAGGGTAAAAACATAGAACAAGGACAAACAGTGGATAGCCCACTTACTGTAATGAGCTTTAATGTTCGCTTATTTGATTTGTATAATTGGAGTCGAGAAAAAGATGTACAAGAAAAAATTTTTGATTTAATCCGTAAAGAAAATCCAGATGTATTGTGCTTACAGGAATTTTATAGCACAACAAAAAAAGGGACCTTCAACGAAAACTATATTCTATCTCGTCTTAACCAATACAAATACAAACATATTGAATACCACTCCGGAAAAAGAGGAAAACGTAATTTCGGGTTGGTAACCTTCAGCCGCTATCCTATTGTTGATAAAGGCACATTAAAATTTGAACACACCAGTAATTTTAGTATTCATACCGATATTGAAGCTCATGGCCAACGAGTTCGAATATTTAATAATCACCTGGAGTCAATACGCTTTTCGTATAAGCATTTAAACTTTCTGGATAGCCTTAATTACAAAAGCGATAAGGAACGCGTTGAAGGTATGAAGGAGATAAGCGGTAAGTTAAGATTAGCTTTTAAACATCGTGCAGAGCAAGCCGAAACCATTGGTAAGCACATCAGCAATTCACCTTTTCCGGCAATTGTTTGTGGCGATTTTAACGATACTCCGGTATCATATGTATATCGTCAAATGAGAGGCGATTTAAAAGACGCTTTTGTAGAATCAGGTAAAGGTTTTGGTGGAACATATAATGGTAATTTACCTTCTTTCCGCATTGACTTTATATTTCATGATGAACGATTTGATTCTTATGAATTTAAGAAGTTCAACGTTAATTACTCTGATCATTACCCAATAATGACAACGATAAACCTTAATAACAAAGGTGTAGATCAGCTCTGATTCATACCATTTATCAACTAACTCTTAATAATGTCGTCTTGACTTTCGATTCAATCCACTATAAGTTTGTAATACAAACTAAATATTCAGATTATGAAAAAAGAAGACGAACACAGTAATGAATTAAATGAGGAACAATCTTTACAAGTTATCAGAGAAATGATACAAATTTCGCAGCAGAAACTTAAACAAGATGGAATTCTATTTATCGTTTGGGGTTGGATTGCTGTTATCAACTACTTCTTCTTAAACTATCTAGTTGATATTTACACACCCGGTTACCAACTAATGAAGGTGGTACGCGCCTTACGTCTATTACTACCACTTGGTGGCATTGGCTTCACATTATATTACATGTATCAATCGCGTAAAAAAGTAACCACATTTATTAGTATTTCTCTTCGTTACATATGGATAGGTTTATTAGCTTGTATGGTTCTAATCAACCTAATACAATTTAATGTATTACATCAAATTCATTTTGAATTACAACATCCAATCTTCATGGTGTTAATTGCATTTTCGATTGTTATAACGGGAGGAATATTACGATATAACGCAATTATTTATGGAGGATTATTTTTTGGACTACTTGCTTATGTAGCTTCACTTTATCCAATAGACAAACAATTAATGATTGAAGCAGTTGGCTGGTTAATAGCATTTGTTATCCCTGGGCATATTATGTACTCGCAACGTAATAAATAAAATGTTTAAAGATCTTGATCCAATATTACATTCGCAAGTTAGATTGGCAATTATGTCAGTGTTGATTAGTGTTGATTCTGCTGAATTCTCCTTTCTTTTAGAAAGTATAAAAGCCACTAAAGGCAATTTAAGTTTCCAGCTAACTAAACTAAAAAATGCAGGATATGTTGAAATAACAAAGACCAACAAAGGGAATTACCCACTAACTACCTGCAAAATTACTCAAACAGGAATTGATGCATATTCAAAGTATATTGATACCATTGAAGACTACTTTAAAGTATTTAGACAGCAATAAAAAAAAGACTATTTTTGGCCTAAAATTTCTTATAATGAAGCAATATTTGGATTTACTGCAACGGGTACAGGATGAAGGAACTACCAAAGGAGATCGAACTGGAACAGGAACAATAAGCGTTTTTGGACACCAAATGAGATTTGATCTTAGCGAAGGTTTTCCATTATTAACCACAAAAAAGCTGCACCTTAAATCCATCATACATGAACTACTTTGGTTTTTAAAAGGAAGTACTAATGTAAAATATCTTCAGGATAACGGAGTGAGAATTTGGAATGAATGGGCCAAAGAAGATGGCGAACTGGGACCTATTTATGGATATCAATGGAGATCGTGGCCCGATTATAACGGAGGAAATATCGATCAGATTAAACAAGTAATTGATAGTATAAAAATCAATCCGGATTCGCGTCGTCATATTGTAAGTGCATGGAATGTGGGAGCTATCGATGATATGCAATTACCTCCCTGTCATATATTATTTCAGTTTTATGTAGCCGATGGAAAATTAAGCTGTCAGTTGTATCAACGAAGTGCTGATATCTTTTTAGGAGTACCGTTTAATATTGCTTCGTATGCTATTTTAACAATGATGGTTGCTCAGGTTTGCGGATTAAAGCCTGGCACATTTGTGCATACTTTGGGCGATGCTCACATCTACTTAAACCATGTTGAACAAGTAAAATTGCAACTAACACGCGAGCCTAAATCGTTACCTCAATTATTGATTAATCCAGATCGTAAGGATATTGATGATTTTGTATACGAAGATTTTGAGTTGGTTAACTACGAAGCACATCCACACATTAAAGGAGCCATTTCAGTATGATTTTAGCAATGATAGTAGCCATTGACGAAAACAATGGCATTGGAAAAAAGGGTGATCAGCTGGCTTATATATCGGCTGATCTCAAACGTTTTAAAGAACTTACTACCGGACATACCATTCTGATGGGACGTAAAACCTTTGAAGCTCTTCCTAAAGGTGCCCTTCCTAAACGAAGAAATATTGTAATAACCCGACAAGCGGGCTACGAAGCTCCAGGAGCCGAGGTAGTAAAATCGATTGGTGAAGCAATAGCTATCTGCAGCGATGATCATAAAGTTTTTGTGATAGGCGGTGGCGAAGTATATAAGGCCTTTTTACCTGAAGCTGATGAATTATACATAACAGAAATTCATTATGCTTTTGAGGGAGTGGATGTATTTTTCCCTGATTACAAAAGCCTGGGTTGGAAGGAAACATATCGCGAAGATAATATACACGACGAGAAAACAGATTTATCTTACTCGTATGTTAACCTGAAGAGTTTTGGCCGATTTGATTGTGTTTAAGAGCTCTTCTACTCTCAACAATAAATGATAAAATGGAGATTGGGCTATCTCAATCCATCTTAAAAAACATAAAAAAGCGCCAATGGAATTAACAACCCCATTGGCGCTTTACACATCTTCAACAAATTAATCCATATCAATCACGAATTCAT includes:
- a CDS encoding toxin-antitoxin system YwqK family antitoxin, giving the protein MNKSVILFALFATLTTLVNAQLTFKDGKYYDQDNNLYTGVYTEYYESGNKKVEMNVVKGEKHGSTTLYFDNKKINEVRSFKNNEMDGTWITYDEVGTKTAEARYKDGVKDGKWYIWDENRVLRYEMLYSNGKKIGSWKIWDEEGKLVAEKNY
- a CDS encoding carboxypeptidase-like regulatory domain-containing protein; this translates as MKTQIILLVGLLMIGFNSYADNKNNKRDAEASANAITSISGTITDEVTGESLAGVKVILEGTEQVAYTDFDGIFTFDNIEKGTYTLKSDYISYADKKTTVDTKKDSKVSIKLEAEK
- a CDS encoding ComF family protein; protein product: MGISNLIKTTSAGLFDLLYPRNCMSCGTHLFEDEEEICKFCIKRLPRTRFERRPADNVISALLWGRCKVEYSYSLYYYRKGERIQKLLHALKYKGNTKIGHLLGVELGKAIADSKIQFDVIVPVPLHPTKQKKRGYNQSEVIANGIHEVLKIPIETSVLKRAIHTSTQTKKGRFERWQNVESIFTLNNIELFTGLNILVIDDVITTGSTMEACVNTLAEIKSIKVSLATIACAYL
- a CDS encoding porin family protein, with translation MKKLITTSFLFLLVLPLIAQDFRAGFVGGASLSQVDGDTYAGFHKPGFTIGGFVSRQISKTMDLQFDISFIQKGARRAPNIEKGIYDDYQIDLGYIQFPVVARYNFQHFSVEAGMSIAALINDDEFWDEQSIKGNEGVPPFKTMEYATVFGVNYHFNERLWVNARLLYSLNRIRIPYDGEIPIYDPKKHWLSRKPGQYNNNMVFSVYYAINKL
- a CDS encoding NAD-dependent deacylase; the protein is MKKLVVLSGAGMSAESGIKTFRDNDGLWENHDVTQVASPEGWAADPHLVLDFYNQRRKQLYQAKPNDGHTGIAELENFFDVDVITQNIDDLHEKAGSSRVLHLHGELKKVRSTVDESLVYDLDGWELKWGDKCEKGSQLRPHIVWFGEAVPAIEPAIELTRRADIFVVVGTSLNVYPAAGLLNYVSPGVPIYLIDPAEPLFTPSSNITFIQEKATTGVRKLINLLKN
- a CDS encoding ion transporter, whose protein sequence is MKRLKLRLYEVIFEADTKAGKWFDIILIGLILFSIVIVMIESDNRVMPNAQLWVDIVEWTVTILFTIEYFLRIWIIDKPRKYIFSFFGIIDLLSILPSFIGLFFAGTQMLLVLRSLRLLRVFRVLKLTRYVKEATALWEALAAGRNKIGVFLFAVLILITILGTVMYLIEKPFNEGFRSIPESIYWAVVTLTTVGYGDIAPVTTLGKFVAGVIMIIGYAIIAVPTGIVTSELAKEFTRKTPTNTQVCSHCFKDNHDDDAIHCKYCGVKLNNE
- the mutL gene encoding DNA mismatch repair endonuclease MutL, which translates into the protein MSNIIQLLPDSVANQIAAGEVIQRPASVIKELMENAVDAGATEIQVVTSEAGKNLIQIIDNGSGMAETDARMAFERHATSKIRQAKDLFELTTMGFRGEALASIAAVAQVELKTRREEDELGVHICISGSQVESQEPVQCSKGSQFIIKNLFYNVPARRRFLKKNSTELRHIINEFQRVALANPHIAMSLIHNDVPLFNLPVGNTKQRIVNMMGKQMGNHLIPVETDTVMVKISGYVGKPESARKTMGDQFFFVNNRYMKHPYLHRALMDAYDNILLPETIPAYFIFLEVDPQIVDVNIHPTKTEIKFENEKAIWQILNASIRESLGKFNMMPSIDFDTTDQIDIPVHQKDYVPAEPNVEFNPFYNPFEQEQNSSVPSSGGSNGATFQSKSNTQGWQNLYEGFQSDPSSDFDPSEGEAFFIESHEEPQPVQQTILSSAGDENVVSNNQFFQLKNRYILTSVKSGLMMIDQRRAHERIIFEGFMRALSTGASLSQKMLFPEELPYGPHEVGMINELKNELFALGLELEQKDDETFLVLSTPAGLENISAAQLVDGILTDFKDGEVDVDKEVCEQLASSMAKRAAIPYSKSLSQMEMSELFDQLFACSIPNFSPAGKAIISILDNDELGKRFS
- a CDS encoding rhomboid family intramembrane serine protease, with the translated sequence MMYRQSPFAGLPPVTKNLIIINAIFLLATWVAKTTFGINLEAYLAYHFPLSSSFNPAQFGTYMFMHANLMHLFFNMFALFMFGRILETYWGPKKFFLYYVVTGIGAAIIHTGALYFEYSSLLPQLSEQQYQMVINQGAEAINSWQNFRDPLMGKFNGVLNGSTVGASGAVFGILLAFGMLFPNTEILLIIPPIPIKAKYFVIIYGVIELVQGVANFSFDSVAHWAHLGGMIFGFILIKYWQKKGV
- a CDS encoding rhomboid family intramembrane serine protease, encoding MSIVDEIKQSYKQGGALTKLIYINIAVFVTIRLLQAFVTLSTGSMEYPLLQWVSVPSDPMELLWKPWTIVTYMFVHYDFLHILFNMLWLYWFGRIFLEFLNPRQLLGVYFLGGITGAIIYLLAYNLLPGLYGYQPNSILLGASASVMALLFTMARLQGNHKIYLLFFGPVPLKYLAIGSLVLDLINISALSNTGGHLAHIGGALFGYLYAGWLDQGKDVTLHFNRFMDKVASTFTRKSQMKVTHRRPLTDMEYNKKKVHNQHEVDRILEKIKSSGYNSLTSNEKKTLFDASKK
- a CDS encoding endonuclease/exonuclease/phosphatase family protein, translating into MRRFFKSIITLISFIAATILLLSVVTAYISPAHTWILAFMGFGFPVLWIINLLLAVFWVVKRRWQFLFPVIALLLTLSHWNNTFQWKGKNIEQGQTVDSPLTVMSFNVRLFDLYNWSREKDVQEKIFDLIRKENPDVLCLQEFYSTTKKGTFNENYILSRLNQYKYKHIEYHSGKRGKRNFGLVTFSRYPIVDKGTLKFEHTSNFSIHTDIEAHGQRVRIFNNHLESIRFSYKHLNFLDSLNYKSDKERVEGMKEISGKLRLAFKHRAEQAETIGKHISNSPFPAIVCGDFNDTPVSYVYRQMRGDLKDAFVESGKGFGGTYNGNLPSFRIDFIFHDERFDSYEFKKFNVNYSDHYPIMTTINLNNKGVDQL